One genomic segment of Amycolatopsis sp. WQ 127309 includes these proteins:
- a CDS encoding M4 family metallopeptidase, protein MDLRRPVVLAATGVLIGALCITGTAQAQPAPNATPNAAPSAQAQAATAAAGLVASRPAALHASSDDVFLAQKAISSTNGLQYIPYERSYKGLPVVGGDFVVTTNSTGQVLGTSVAQDQTINLATTSGKVTKAAAEATARQQLASVDSVSPAQQVVFALGSPALAWQSTVVGRNAEGPSRLDVVVDAATGKVLHTQEHVMNGDGTSAYNKPNPVHLDTTHSGSTYSLKDPAITNTSCQDAANNTTFSGPDDAWGNGNATSRETGCVDALFAAQTENKMLSQWLGRNGFDGSGGGWPIRVGLNDENAYYDGTQVQIGHNTQNQWIGSIDVVAHEHGHGIDDHTPGGISGSGTQEFVADVFGASTEWFANEPAGGDVPDFLVGESVNLVGSGPIRNMYNPSALGDKNCYDSSVPNGEVHASAGPGNHWFYLLAEGTNPTNGQPTSTTCNSTSITGLGVQNAVKIFYNAMLLKTTGSSYLKYRTWTLTAAKNLFPGSCTEFNTVKAAWDAISVPAQSGDPTCSATGTVTVSNPGNQSTTTGGSVNLPLSASGGTSPYTWTATGLPAGLSINASTGTISGTATTAGTSNVTVTAKDAANKTGTASFTWTVGTTTGCSGQKLANGGFESGATSWTQTSGVIGQNGSQGQPTHGGTYNAWLNGYGTTHTDTLAQSVSIPAGCHASLTFYLHIDSAETTTTTAYDKLTVTNGSTTLGSYSNLNKATGYVLKTVDVSSAAGGTLALKFTGTEDSSLQTSFVIDDAAVTLS, encoded by the coding sequence ATGGATCTGAGACGTCCTGTCGTCTTGGCAGCAACCGGCGTGCTCATCGGCGCCCTCTGCATCACCGGTACCGCACAGGCGCAACCCGCCCCGAACGCGACCCCGAACGCCGCCCCGAGCGCCCAGGCCCAAGCCGCCACCGCGGCCGCCGGCCTCGTGGCGAGCAGGCCCGCCGCGCTGCACGCCAGCTCGGACGACGTTTTCCTGGCCCAGAAAGCGATCTCCTCCACCAACGGGCTGCAGTACATCCCCTACGAGCGCAGCTACAAGGGCCTGCCGGTCGTCGGCGGCGACTTCGTCGTCACGACCAACTCGACGGGCCAGGTGCTCGGCACCTCCGTCGCGCAGGACCAGACCATCAACCTCGCCACGACCTCGGGCAAGGTGACCAAGGCCGCGGCCGAAGCCACCGCCCGGCAGCAGCTGGCCTCCGTGGACAGCGTGAGCCCCGCGCAGCAGGTCGTCTTCGCGCTCGGCTCGCCGGCGCTGGCGTGGCAGAGCACGGTCGTCGGCCGCAACGCCGAAGGGCCGAGCCGGCTCGACGTCGTCGTCGACGCCGCCACCGGCAAGGTGCTGCACACGCAGGAACACGTCATGAACGGTGACGGCACCAGCGCGTACAACAAGCCGAACCCGGTGCACCTCGACACCACGCACTCGGGCAGCACGTACTCCCTGAAGGACCCGGCCATCACCAACACGTCCTGCCAGGACGCGGCCAACAACACCACCTTCAGCGGTCCGGACGACGCCTGGGGCAACGGCAACGCCACCAGCCGCGAGACCGGCTGCGTCGACGCGCTCTTCGCCGCCCAGACCGAGAACAAGATGCTCTCGCAGTGGCTGGGCCGCAACGGCTTCGACGGCAGCGGCGGCGGCTGGCCGATCCGCGTCGGCCTGAACGACGAGAACGCCTACTACGACGGCACCCAGGTCCAGATCGGCCACAACACGCAGAACCAGTGGATCGGTTCGATCGACGTCGTCGCGCACGAGCACGGCCACGGCATCGACGACCACACCCCGGGCGGCATTTCCGGTTCGGGCACCCAGGAGTTCGTCGCGGACGTCTTCGGCGCTTCGACCGAGTGGTTCGCCAACGAGCCCGCGGGCGGCGACGTCCCGGACTTCCTCGTCGGCGAGTCGGTCAACCTGGTCGGCTCCGGCCCGATCCGCAACATGTACAACCCGTCGGCGCTGGGCGACAAGAACTGCTACGACAGCTCCGTCCCCAACGGTGAGGTCCACGCGTCTGCCGGCCCCGGCAACCACTGGTTCTACCTGCTGGCCGAAGGCACCAACCCGACCAACGGGCAGCCGACCAGCACCACGTGCAACAGCACCAGCATCACCGGCCTCGGTGTGCAGAACGCGGTGAAGATCTTCTACAACGCGATGCTGCTGAAGACCACGGGCAGCTCGTACCTGAAGTACCGCACCTGGACGCTGACCGCGGCGAAGAACCTCTTCCCGGGCAGCTGCACCGAGTTCAACACCGTCAAGGCGGCGTGGGACGCGATCTCCGTGCCGGCGCAGTCGGGTGACCCGACGTGCTCCGCGACCGGCACCGTGACCGTCTCGAACCCGGGCAACCAGTCCACCACCACCGGTGGTTCGGTCAACCTGCCGCTGTCCGCCAGCGGTGGCACCTCGCCGTACACCTGGACCGCCACCGGCCTCCCGGCCGGCCTGTCCATCAACGCCTCCACCGGCACGATCTCGGGCACCGCGACCACCGCGGGCACCTCGAACGTCACGGTGACGGCGAAGGACGCGGCCAACAAGACCGGCACGGCGTCGTTCACCTGGACCGTCGGCACCACCACGGGCTGCTCCGGCCAGAAGCTGGCCAACGGCGGCTTCGAGTCCGGCGCCACCAGCTGGACGCAGACCAGCGGCGTCATCGGGCAGAACGGTTCGCAGGGCCAGCCGACCCACGGCGGCACCTACAACGCCTGGCTGAACGGGTACGGCACCACGCACACCGACACGCTCGCGCAGTCGGTGAGCATCCCGGCCGGGTGCCACGCCAGCCTGACGTTCTACCTGCACATCGACTCGGCGGAGACGACCACCACCACCGCCTACGACAAGCTGACCGTCACCAACGGCAGCACCACCCTGGGCAGCTACTCCAACCTGAACAAGGCCACCGGGTACGTCCTCAAGACGGTCGACGTCTCGTCGGCCGCCGGCGGGACCCTCGCGCTGAAGTTCACGGGTACCGAGGACAGCTCGCTGCAGACGTCGTTCGTGATCGACGACGCCGCGGTGACGCTGAGCTGA
- a CDS encoding OsmC family protein, translating into MDTEELRATQAPLKDKYRDAPESALVTLHADAELDGLGISCKVETGRAVVEAGLHPATGGDGTLACSGDMLLEALVACAGVTLRAVATSLGLDVRGGRVRAEGDLDFRGTLAVAKDAPVGFRAIRLSFALDTDADADQLATLKKLTERYCVVFQSLRTPPEFAVTLSAN; encoded by the coding sequence ATGGACACCGAAGAGCTGCGCGCGACCCAGGCCCCGTTGAAGGACAAGTACCGCGACGCACCGGAAAGCGCGCTCGTCACCCTGCACGCCGACGCCGAGCTGGACGGCCTCGGCATCTCCTGCAAGGTCGAAACGGGCCGCGCGGTCGTGGAAGCCGGCCTGCACCCCGCGACCGGCGGCGACGGCACCCTCGCCTGCTCCGGCGACATGCTCCTGGAGGCCCTCGTCGCGTGCGCCGGGGTGACGCTGCGGGCGGTCGCGACGTCGCTGGGCCTCGACGTCCGGGGCGGGCGCGTCCGCGCCGAAGGCGACCTCGACTTCCGCGGCACGCTCGCCGTCGCGAAGGACGCGCCGGTCGGCTTCCGCGCGATCCGGCTGTCGTTCGCCCTGGACACCGACGCCGACGCCGACCAGCTCGCGACGCTCAAGAAGCTCACCGAGCGGTACTGCGTGGTCTTCCAGTCGCTGCGGACGCCGCCGGAGTTCGCCGTGACGCTCTCGGCGAACTGA
- a CDS encoding ATP-binding cassette domain-containing protein — protein MPALSPPEPDIAVRVRGLVKTYGSTRALDGVDLEIPAGRVLGLLGPNGAGKTTTVRILTTLLRPDSGEAWVAGHDVLAEPDAVRQRIGLSGQYAAVDENLTGFENLYMVGRLYGRRKPAARARARELLARFQLAEAADRPAKGYSGGMRRRLDLAGALVAEPAVVVLDEPTTGLDPGGRLDTWAVIKELVADGTTVLLTTQYLEEADQLADAIVVIDHGRVIARGTADELKAQIGGERLELVVAAAADLPATLGVLRAVGTGEPSGDEHTRRAEILVDTGPKALIEALRQLDGLGVTVQDVGLHRPTLDDVFLSLTGHGAEEEAAK, from the coding sequence ATGCCGGCCCTGTCACCGCCGGAGCCGGACATCGCCGTCCGGGTACGCGGGCTCGTGAAGACCTACGGTTCGACCCGCGCGCTCGACGGCGTCGACCTCGAGATCCCGGCCGGGCGGGTGCTCGGCCTGCTCGGCCCGAACGGCGCCGGCAAGACCACCACCGTCCGGATCCTGACCACGCTGCTGCGTCCCGACTCGGGCGAGGCGTGGGTGGCCGGGCACGACGTCCTGGCCGAACCGGACGCCGTGCGGCAGCGGATCGGGCTGTCCGGGCAGTACGCGGCCGTCGACGAGAACCTCACCGGCTTCGAGAACCTCTACATGGTCGGGCGGCTCTACGGCCGTCGCAAACCCGCGGCCCGGGCCCGCGCCCGCGAGCTGCTGGCGCGGTTCCAGCTCGCCGAGGCCGCCGACCGGCCGGCGAAGGGGTACTCCGGCGGCATGCGCCGGCGGCTCGACCTGGCCGGCGCGCTGGTCGCCGAGCCGGCGGTCGTCGTCCTCGACGAGCCCACCACCGGCCTCGACCCCGGCGGGCGCCTCGACACCTGGGCCGTCATCAAGGAGCTCGTCGCCGACGGCACCACCGTGCTGCTGACCACCCAGTACCTCGAAGAGGCCGACCAGCTGGCCGACGCGATCGTCGTCATCGACCACGGCAGGGTGATCGCCCGCGGCACCGCCGACGAGCTCAAGGCGCAGATCGGCGGCGAACGCCTGGAGCTGGTCGTCGCCGCGGCCGCGGACCTGCCGGCCACCCTCGGCGTCCTGCGCGCGGTCGGCACCGGCGAGCCGTCCGGGGACGAGCACACGCGCCGCGCCGAGATCCTCGTCGACACCGGGCCCAAGGCACTCATCGAGGCGCTGCGGCAGCTCGACGGCCTCGGCGTCACGGTCCAGGACGTCGGCCTGCACCGGCCGACGCTTGACGACGTCTTCCTGTCCCTGACCGGGCACGGCGCCGAAGAGGAGGCCGCGAAGTGA